From Anaerococcus urinomassiliensis:
TCTAAGGTTTCTTATCTCAAAGGCTGTATCATCGATTGCTATTTTGCCGGTGTACTGGTCCTTATCTTTTAGTCTGGCTGTGTTTATATTGGCTCTCTCGTCATTTGGTTTGCCATCGGATAGGACTATTATTATGTGTTTACTATCATCTTTGGTGTCTATAATCTTGTGGAGGGTCTTAAAGGCAAGACCATCTCTATTTGATCCTGCTGCAAAGAAATTATAGATCTCTTCGTTTTTATTTTTTTCTGTGTAATCTCTATATACAGTGAAAACTGTATGTTCACGTAAAGTAGAAAAACCTGTGATTCTTATAGGTATATCGACTAAGTCCATAGATTTTGCAATTATATAGGCTTGGTTTGCCACTATGTGTTGCCTGTTGATCTGGCTTGCTGAAGAATCTAGGATTAGGTCTACCTTAAATTTTTTGACATCGTCATTTTCAATGTTGTTAAAGACATTGTAATCGTGGATTATTGGTGCGCGCCATACCTTGGTAGAATCTATGGCCCCGTAGTTTTTGACCCTATCATCATAATCTTCATAGCTTGCTAGAGAATTTTTGATGGCAAGGCTTAATTGGTTGATATTTCTGTGGTTTATGGCATGGTTTTTTTCTATATAATTTTTATTTCTATCAGATTGTTCCTTGCGTTTTTTCTTGTAAAATTTGGCATTGGCCTTGTTTGGATATACACCCTTTGTAAAATATAGTTTCTTATTTTGGTGGATTCCTGTGGCAACTTCTTTTTCTATATTTTCTACTATGTTTTTAGAAAGTATGGACTTGCCAAAAAAATCCTCTATAAATTCATCTGAGGAGTGGTAGTCATCTTGGCTGGAGTTTAAGAAGAGTAGGTTCTTGTTTAGGTCTTCTTTCTTGTCAGCATAGTAGATATTGCCGGTAAATTCAGCTGAACCAATGGCAAATTGTTGGTCAATATTTTCATCGGAATATTCTGATGGTTTATCTTCGCTATTTTTGAATTCCTTGGCCTTTTTTTCCTTAACCATTTCGTCAAAAATCTCGTCGTCTTCTTTAGTTCTATCAAATCTAAAGTAAGTTTTGAAGACTTTATTTAGCTTGTCAATCAATGTGCTGGTATCAGTGGTATATATGGCGAAAACAGCCTTGTAAATGTTTCTGAAAATAGCACCTTCTATGATAGGTTTACCAAGGACTTGTCCGTAGTAAGCTTTTTCAACTTGCTCTTTTAGATTGTCTGGGTTGTGGTGGCTGTATTTATAGTATGATTTTTTGGCGAATTTTTTTTGCAAATCTTCTATGACAAGATTATCTTTACTAAGTTCTTTGACACAAATATCTTCTATCAAAAGATTTGTCATAAATTTGAAGTCCTCATAAAATGGATTATTTTCATAAAGATAAGCAAAGAATGAATCGAGCATTTTTGTATCAAAAGTTTTTATTGTAAAACCCGCTATAATATTTTTGAAAACTTCATCCATGGGGTAAGTTTTTTTGGGGGTGAATTGATAGTTTTCACTAAAATCCCAAATAATATTATATTCGCGGATCTTATCCAGCGATTCAGTCATCGAATATGCTCTCTTCTATATGCTGCGGGATTTTGCTTTTAATGGTATCAATTACAATCTCTCGTTCAAATTCATCAAAGGACTTGTTAGCGATACCCATTAGAATAGCATTATAGGGATTTAGTCCAACCTTCATAGTGTCGATAGCAGATATAAGTCCCCTTAGGTCGACTGATTTAGTAGAAATTTCATTGTTTTCTGATTTGAATTGTAGGGAAATGAACATGTCTATAAAAGCCTTGCGGTATTTTTCCTTAAGACTTGGAAAAGTATCAGCCAAAAGCTGGTCTAAGTTTTCTCTAGTGATATTTGGCATATTTATAATCATAAATCTAGAAGCCAAGGCTTCGTTTACCTCACGAGTTCCGACATATCCGTAGTTCATAGTTGCTATAAATCTTGTGTTTGGATCAAGATTTATTTTCTCATAGCCAGCTATATCTATGATTCTTCTGTGGTCAAGGCTTGCGTGAAGCACTGAAATTGCTTCGTTTTTGGCCATGTTAATCTCATCAAGTACTGCAAATCCACCTCTCACGGCAGCCTCGTATATAGGTCCTTTTCTAAAGACAACTTCTCCATCTTTAAAGGTATCGGCGCCTATAAGGGAATTATAATCAGTATTCACATGGAAGGAAACATTCCATGATGGTCTAGCAAATAGGTAGGAAAGATTTGATGAAAGTACGTTTTTGCCTGTAGCCTTAGGGCCTGTTAAAAGCAAGTTTTTTCCTGCAAGAATGGCAGATATGGCTTGTTCCAATACTTCCTTGCCATAGTATTTGAATTCTGGCTCAACAACTCTAGGGTCGTCAAAAAGTCCATTTTCTTTCCTGTATATTTCAAGTTGATCTATTAAATTTTTATCAACATTTTGTTTTTCTAAATATTGTCTCATTATTACTCCTTTAGCTTAAATATTATACGACTAAAATGCAATTTTTAAACTTGACAAAGTCCATTTATAGACTATATTATATCTATGTCTAAAAGGAGGTCTGAAATTGGACGATAAGTCATGTGAAGTTTTTATTATTTTTTCAATGTTAAGAAAACTAAATGGATTAAATAAGCAGAGAGTCGAGAGTTTTGGCTTAAATAATTTGGAGTCTATCATCTTATTTCATATAGATAAAATTGATAATCTTACCCAAAAAGACTTGGTAAACAAACTCCAAATGCCCAAACAAACAATAAACTCTATAATACTGAATTTAAAAGAAAATGACTTTATTTATATGCAAGCATCTCAAAAAGATAAGAGGGTCAAAACCCTACTACTTACAGAAAAAGGCGCAAAAGAAGTAAAGAAAATAACCGATTCATTAAAGTCGTCTAACAAAGGAATTTATGATCAATTGGGAGAAGAAAAAATAAATTCTATAAAAGATGATCTCAATGATATTATTGACGTTTTGGAAAATATTATTAAGAAGGAGGATATATGAATAGCTTAAAAGAATTTAACCATGCCTTTTCATACTTAAAGCAATACCTAAATCAGTATAAGAAAAATAGAAGCATTTCCATGCTTATGACTATTCTAGAGAGTGTTTTTGAATTATTAATACCTGCGATTATGGGAATTATTTTAAACGAGGTAATATACCAAAAAGATAGCAGTCAAGCACTTAAATACGGGGCTATAATAATTGTATTATCACTTTTATCAATGTACACAGGTATGTCAGCTTCCAAAAATGCTGGTATTGCAGCAACAGGGCTTACTGACGAGGTGAGGAGAAAAGAGTTTAGCAAGATTCAAGAATTTTCCTTTGAGGATTTTGAATATTTTGGGGTTGCTTCTCTACTTACAAGATTGACTAGTGATATGCAGGCCCTAGCTCAAGCTACATTTTTTACAACTAGATTTATAATAAAACCACTTGTCATGGCGATTGTAGCGTTTTTCTTGGCCTTTAGAACAAGTGCAAAATTATCTTTTATATTTTTGATATTGATGCCAATTTTAGTTTTGATTTTACTTTTTATCACATCAAAAGCTATACCAAAATTCAAACAAACACGTAAACAATATGATAAGTTAAACCTTATTATAGAAGAAAACTTAAATAATATGAGAGTTGTAAAAGCCTTTGTTAGAAAAAGATATGAGATGGATAAATTTGCAGCTTCTAATGACGATATGTTCAAACTTGCAGACTCATCGCAAGGTACTATAAGTTTTGTAATGCCCATAGCAAATACAATATTATATGCAACCTTTGTTGCTATAGCTTGGTTTGGAGGCATAGAAATAATAGAAGGTCGCATGGGAGTTGGAGATTTAGTAAGCTTTAATATGTATGCCATGATGCTTCTGGGTAGTTTAATAGGATTATCCATGGTTATAACTATGCTAATGGCATCTTCACCATCTGTAACGAGAGTTAAAGAAGTGCTTACAAGAGAGATTTCAATGGATAATTTTGATAAAATCGAAGGACTTGATCTTGCTGATGGTTCAGTTGATTTTGACAATGTTAGTTTTAAATACGATCAAGATTCTGATAATTACCAACTAAAAGATATTAACCTTCATATCAAATCAGGAGAAAGAATCGGTATACTTGGATCTACTGGTTCATCAAAATCTACTTTAGTACAACTAATTCCAAGGCTTTATGATATTACTGAAGGCAGCTTAAAAGTAGGTGGTCATGACATAAAAGACTATGACTTAAAAACCTTAAGAGATGGGGTTTCTATAGTATTACAGAAAAATACACTTTTCTCGGGAAAAATTATCGAAAACCTCAGATGGGGAGATTCTGATGCCTCTTACGATGAAGTAATAGCCATGGCTAAAATTGCCCAAGCTGATGAATTTGTTAGTGAAAGGGCAGATGGGTATGACTCAGAACTTGGCCAGGGTGGATCTGGAGTATCAGGTGGTCAAAAACAAAGACTTACCATAGCTAGGTCCTTACTCAAAAAACCAAAAATCTTAATCCTAGATAACTCTACATCTGCTGTAGATACAAAAACAGAAGCTAAGCTTTTAGACGGTTTTGCGAAACTTGACGAGAATATGACCCAGATTATTATTTCACAGAGATTATCTTCATTTGAAAATGCTGATAGGATTGTCATCTTAGACGATGGGAAAATTTCTGATATTGGCACAGGTGAAGAACTTTACCAAAGAAACGAAATGTATAGGACAAGCTATGACATACAAAATAAAGGAGGGGAAGATGACAGATAAAAAAGACGGTGTCAAAACCGAAGAAATCAAAATTTCAGATAAAAAAGAAAGTAGAGATTTAGACACCAAGGCCTTGAAAGAATTATTTTCCTGCCTTTTTGACCACAAATGGCAATTAGTAGTGGTTAGTATATGTGTGATATTATCTGCAGCTACCCAAGTTTGGGGGATTTCTATGTTACAACCTATAATAGATAATCACATATTAAAATCAGATATTGCAGGACTAAAAACAGCTATAATTAAGATGGGACTAGTATATCTAATCTCAGTCGTGACAACTTTCATCTATACAAGGCTTATGATCAGGATAGGGGAAAGGTCAATTAGGAATATTAGAAATGACCTATTTAGCAAAATCCAAAAAATGCCTATAAACTTTTTTGATACAAACCAACACGGCGAGATTATGTCTAGATTCACCAATGATACAGACATACTTTCTCAATCATTATCATCAACTCTACCTACACTTGTTAGGTCACTATTGATGCTTGTCGGTACCTTTATAGTAATGATTTCTCTATCATGGAAACTGACAATAATCATGGTTCTTGGACTTGTTGTTATGATTATGATATTAAAAAATATTGTAATGAGAACTGGTAAACTTTTCAAACAAGCTCAAAAAAATGTATCGGTACTAAATGGCTTTGACGAAGAGATGCTTTCAGGACAAAAAGTCATAAAAGTATTTAACAAAGAAGAAGATACCATAAAAGAATTTGATGCAAAAAGTGAAGACCTACGTTCAACTATGGCAGAAGCTATGGTAAATGCAGGACGTATGATGCCATTTTTAGTAAATGCAATCAATATTATGTATGCAATCCTAGCAGTTGCTGGTGTGTTTTTAACAATAAATGGCAATTTAACTGTTGGAATACTTGCAACATTTTTAACCAATGCTAGACAATTACAAGCCCCTATAGCGAATATTTCCCAACAAGCAAATGCTGTATTTTCTGCTATGGCAGGAGCTAGCCGTATCTTTGAAATTATTGATATGCCAATTGAAAAAGATAGTGGTTATATAGAGCTTGCCTATGTAAAAATCGATGAAAATGGAAACCCAATGCCTTGTAAGCTTGGTGAAAGATGCTATTCATGGAAATGGACTGATGAAAATGGCAAGGAAGTTTATAAAGAGCTAGAAGGTCGCATAGACTTTGAACACGTTGACTTTTCTTATGATGACTCAGATAAAATCCTAAAAGATGTGACATTTTATGCAAATCCAGGTGAAAAAATCGCCCTTGTTGGAGCTACCGGAGCAGGTAAGACAACTGTTACCAACGTCATAACTAGGTTTTATGAAATTGATAGTGGATCTATCAAAGTTGATGGCATTGACACAAGGGATATCAAAAAAGACCACTTAAGAAAGGCCTTTGGCATGGTACTTCAAGATGTTAACTTGTTCACTGAATCAGTAGAAGAAAATATTAAATATGGTAATCTTTACGCATCAGATGATCAAATTCACGATGCAGCAAAACTTGCTGGAGCTGATTCATTTATTAAAAGACTTCCAGAAGGATATCAAACAGAAATCCATGGAGATGGATCATCACTATCTGATGGACAAAACCAGCTTATATCAATATCAAGAGCGGCTATTGCCAACCCACCTATGTTAATTCTTGATGAGGCGACAAGCTCTATAGATACTTCAACAGAAATCAAAGTTACAAAAGCAATGGATAAGCTTATGGAAGGATCAACTTCTATAGTTATAGCTCATAGACTTTCAACAATCCAAAATGCTGATGTTATAATGGTAATGGATGATGGTAGGATAATAGAACGTGGTAACCACCAAGAACTTATGGAAAAACACGGAACCTACTACCAACTTTACACTGGAGCCTTAGAATTAGACTAAAGAAAAACCACTTTTCCAAATAATATGGGGAAAGTGGTTTTTACATATATTTTAAAAAACTTTAACTGTAATTTTACTAATAAGAGATTATTTGGGATATATTAATAATGTAAGGACAAGAAATTTCGCTACCCTATGACTTACATAAAAAAGGCACCAAAAAAGCTCATTGAATTAGGGATTTTAGAAAACTGATTTAGAGAGTCTTTAGATGGCAAGCAGAAAGGCTATGAGTTTAATGCTCATAGCCTTTTTGCGGGTCTGCAAATAATTTTGTGTATCAACCTAAATCCTGATAAAAGGGTAAGGGTTGATACATTTTTTATGCATCATTGTTTGTCCATTCTTATAGGATGGAGCTTTTTTTTAAATTGTACACAACTTTAATAAACTGACAAATTTTCATGAAAATTTACAGCCGATTTCATACTAAATTTTTAGCTTGATTAAAACCTCCCTTCAAAATATATTGATAATTGGGATAAGATTTGATCCCAGCCTCGTATTCTGCTTGTCCATTTGCTTGAAGCATCTACCATGGCTAGATACAAGCTTTTTTGTAGAGCATAGTCATTTGGAAATATGGTTTTATTTTTGGTCACTTTTCTTAGCCGCCTATTGAAGTTTTCCATGGCATTTTTTGTATATTTTAGTTTTCTTATTCCTTCTGGATATTTAAAATATGTCGATAATTCTGTCCAGTTGTTTTTCCAAGAGCTTACACACATTGGATACTCTTGGTATGTTTAAATCTATATTTCCATATGATGATCTAAATGTTTTTTTACTAGTACCATTTCTTGAATTTAAGGATAGTGGTTTTTCTCCATATTCATAGTCTAAATGCTCATCTAATTCTGCTTTTAAAAGCTATTCCACTGTATCGCCTAAAAGATCTTTTAGTGCTTCTTGAATATCTTGTGAACTTTTAGGCTGATATTCTTAAATTAACATTTTTGCTATTTTGCTTCTTTTTGTCTCTGGTCTTTTTCTTGGCATAAAAATTCCTCCTGATTAGTTTTCACTTACCCTAATCAGGAGGTTTCTATACACAAAATTTTACACAGTCTCCGCCATGGTCATTTTTTTCTTTATCTATATTCTCTTTTGTTCATTGAACAACAATCTAATTTTTCATTTCCAAAGGATTTTTTATTTTCTTTTGCTAAATTTTCCAAGAATTTTTCCCATCTATTTTTTATTGATTCAAAGATTTTCATATTTTACCTCCTAGGGTAATTATTTGTAAATTTTCTACAATAATATTCATACCGGAAAAAATTATTTTTTCAATGTTTTATCTCCCTTTTTCCTATCCCATAATTAAAGACAGGATATCTTTTTCAAAAGTAGAAAGATAAACTTCCATTTCATTATCTTTTAAAAATTCATCGATTGTTCTTTTTGCTACAAAAAACGCATCTTTTTCTGGAAATCCATAAATATCTGCAGAAATTAAAGGAAAGGCTATAGATTTTATTCCCTTTTCCTTTGAAAGCTTTAGAGAATTTCTATAAGCAGTAATGTCTGCCGATTTGATAAATGATATGATTCCTTTTTTAGGAATTTTGGATGATGCAATCGTCCTTCCATTTCTAATCTATATAACAAGCAAAATGATCCCAGACTCAGTTATGGATAAGGAAAAACTGAATATGTAGAAGAAAATAAATAAAAGACCCAAAGGTGCTCTTTTTATTGTATTTTTACCAATTGTTTTTGGTCATTGAAGAAATTTTTGTATCCTAGGTGCAAAAATATGAAGACACAAATGGCTACTGAACTCATTATGGCTGTCATAATTGCTATTTGATATCTGATAGCTATAAGTGGAGAAACCCCTCCAAGGATTTGACCTGTCATCATGCCAGGCAGGGATATGATACCCATATTCTTTATGGAATTGAGGGTTGGTGTGATGGCTGTATCAAAGGCGTTTTGGATAATCTTATCCATAGCCATCCTAGGGCTTGCACCAAGCATCAAAGACCCTTCTATGCTAGATCTATTATTTTCAATGGACTCTAGCATTTGGTTTAGGGCAAGGTTTATACCAGTCATAGAATTACCAATAATCATGCCTCCAAGTGGAATGAGGTATTGGGGATTGTAGATTGGCTTTGGCCTTACAACTATGATAAGGAAAAATGCTAGGGTAAAAATAGTCCCAATAACTTGGGCAAGGATTAATGTCCTCTTAAGTCCGCTATTTAATTTTCCTTTCTTGTTAGTAATAATATTAAAAATTGCAAAAAACTCCATAACAACAATCATCAGTGCTGAAAGGATAAAAGATGCTCTGTCAAATATGTAAACAAGTATGAAACCAGCTATAAAGAGTTGAACAGTCATCCTGAGGGTGCCAACAACTATGTCCTTGTTGCGATTGATACCATTAAATGATGTTATCAGCATGGCGATTAGAGCAAAGAGATAGGTTAGCATAAGCTGGCTATTAGAAATATTCATAACAGATTCATTCATGGCTTATCCTCCCATCTACAATCTTTATTAGCTTGTCAGAATACTTATCTGCCATATCCTTAGAATGGGTTACATAGATTATGGTTTTACTCTTATCTCTAGCCATATCTACCATTGTTTTGATGACGAAGTCCTCTGTCAAATCATCTAGAGCAGATGATGGCTCATCTAGAAGATAAACTTCAGAATCGCAAAGCATGAGTCTAGCTATGGCAAGCCTTTGAGCCTCGCCACCAGAAAGATTATCTATATCCTCAGTAAGTGACTTATCAAGCTTTACAGACTCTAAAGCATTCGTTAAAATATCATCTGAAAGCAGATCTTTTTCTTGAAACTTCCTTCCCATCAAAAGATTATCCTTAACAGTACCAGAGAAAGTCACGGGATTTTGAGAAAGCATAGGCACACGCCTGTGATATGTAGTAGAATCAATACTAGAAATATCCTCGCCATCAATAGAAATATATCCCTTGGTAGGAGAAATGAGCTTATTGATAAGTCTTAATAAAGTAGACTTACCAGACCCACTAGGACCGATAATGCAAGTGATTTCATTGCTATTAATAGTGAGGTGATCAATATCTAAGATGTCTTCAAACTCGACATTATGAAATTCAAACATAAAAATTCCTTTCTAAAATAATTTTAACAACTATATTATAGTTTATAGCAAAATAGAATAAAAGACAATGAGAAAATATAAATTTGACAAATATTAAAATTAAGTTTAAAATAGGTAAAGTAATTGTAAATAAGCCCAGATAGCTCAGTCGGTAGAGCAGAGGACTGAAAATCCTCGTGTCGGTGGTTCGATTCCGCCTCTGGGCACCATAATGACCTAACCCCGTTTCGCATAGCGAAATGGATGGTAGGTCAGAGTTCGCAGCGTTTCAAATCTTTGATTTGTCAAGCTGCCGAACATTATGTATAGTAATTTAGCTAATGGAAAGTACAGACGCAAAACAACCTTAGCGAATCCTAAGGCAAAACAATAAAATAAAATTTGAAAAATAAAATATACTATGGTATACTATATTAGTAACCTAATTCATGCGGATGTGGCTCAGTGGTAGAGCATCGCCTTGCCAAGGCGAGGGTCGCGAGTTCGAATCTCGTCATCCGCTCCATATAAGAAAAGCCCAAAAGGGCTTTTTTCGTGCCATGCACGGCAATTCGATGGAGTATTCTTCCTTAACCGGACGGGCTTTCGTGCTTCGCACGACCATTCCATGGAGGGTCCTTCCTTAGCCGGACGGGCTTATTGTGGCGCCATAGCCAAGTGGTAAGGCAGAGGTCTGCAACACCTTTACCCCCAGTTCAAATCTGGGTGGCGCCTCCAATTCACATTGCTCTCATTTTGAGAGCTTTTTTATTAGGAGTTTTTATGCTTATCATTTCTCACAAGTCCTCATCAGGTTTCAAAAAGTTTCTCTATGATAATAACTTTTCATTTATAGAAACTACCGACAACCCAAATCTCGATTTACGCATAGCTGATCATCCCGACTTATCTATTTTTGCTCTGGATGATAATAATATTGTCATTGATAAAAATGTAAGTTCTTATTACAAAGAGCTTATAAAGTCTAAAAATATCATTGATGGTAAGGCAGCTTCTCATAACTACCCTTATGATTGTATTTATAATATATACCAATATTCAAATTTTTATATTCACAATGATGTAACAGAATCTCATATTGAAGCTTATATGGAAAGTAATTCCTACACCCATCTTTATACTAAGCAGGGTTATAGTAGGTGTTCTATCATTCCGATGGGGGATAAGATTCTTACTTCAGATTATGGTATTTACAAATCTTTGAAAGATAAAATTAATGTAATTTTGCTAAAGGAAGAACATATATCCCTAGATGGTTTCCCAAATGGTTTTATTGGCGGGACTTGTGGTCTTATAGGAGATACTTTAATTTTTAATGGCAATATAGAGAATTCTCCTAATTATGATCTTATAAAAAATGAGGCTATAAAATCTAATCTAAAACTTATGTATCCAGATTTGCCCCTAGTAGACCTTGGTTCAATTATTTACCTTGGTGGTTGCTAATTTATAGCTTTGCTAGAAGATTCTAAAGATTTGGAATTTATGCGATATTATTGGAATAATTCATTTTATTATTAATAATAAAATTCACACATTAGCTGTTTAAAGCTCTAAAAACATTGGGGTTATAACCTTTGTTGAATTTTCATAAGCATAGGCAACTTTGTATTTTTTTTATCTTTTATTCATTAATTATTGTAAATTATTATATAAAGTGTTATTATATTATTGATAAGATATATAAAAACGTTTGTAAGTTTGTCATATATTTTATCACTCTTTACATAAATATTGATTAGTGGAGAGGGGTTAGAAGGAATTAGAATTTTTATCTAAGGATTGTCTTTGAGGATGTTTTGACCTTTGTCACATGTGGATAATGTGATGTCTAGGGCTTGAAAATACTTAATAAATTTACTCTTTATGAAAAATATTAAAGAGTAGTACATATATATTTGCACTAAATATCCTATTACTTACAGGTTGATATTTATTAGCCTTGATTATACTGATTGCTTACTAGTCATATAGAAAGTTAATTAATAAATTTTTTTCTATATCGAAATAACGTTTTCACTGGCTTTAAATATATCTAAAGATAACTTAGTAAAAATGGCTTATTCCAATATTTAAAAAGGAGTTAGCAATGGAAAATAGAATTCATATCATTTTTGGCCATTTTGGTAGTGGCAAGACTGAATTTTCCATTAACTATGCTCTTTATTTGAAAGAGCAATACGAAAATGTTGCTATCTGCGACTTGGATATTATCAATATGTATTTTAGGTCTCGCGAAAAGACGGATTTTCTGGAGACTCAAGGCATAGAAGTTTATTCATCATCTAGGGGCCATCAGGATGTTTTGGACGTGCCAGCCTTGGATGCAAGTATCCTAAAGCCTATCCAAAACAAGGATTACCAGGCTATCTTGGATGTTGGAGGAGATCCCAAAGGAGCATTGATTCTTCGCACCTACAGGCCATACCTAGTAGATACTGACAATATTTTTGTGATTAATACCAATAGACCAGAAACTAGCAATCCAGATGCTATTATAGCTTATATGAATCAAATAGAAGGGATGGGTGGTATAAAGGCTAATACACTGATAAATAATACTCATATGTTAAAAGATACATCGATGGAAGATGTTCTTAAGGGATATGCCATTGTAAAAGAAGTTTCTGAAAAACTTGGCATAGAATTTAGATACAATGTATGCAAAAGAGATCTAGTAGATGCTATAAGATCCAATCCGGATGTTTCTAGTGAAGCTAAAGAGAAATTATTTCCTATCGATTTGTACTTCAGATCAGATTGGATGAGCTAAGGAGGAAATATGACAGAAACAAAAAAAAGACTAGGAAAGGTAGTAATAGAAAAAGACCTATGCAAGGGCTGTGGTCTTTGCGTTAGCGTATGCCCTAAAAACGTATTAGAGCTTGACCTAAATACTATCAATGCAAAGGGGTATTCACCATCAAGCGCTGTAAGGGCTGATGATTGTATAGCTTGTGGAAACTGTGCTATAACTTGCCCTGACTCAGTTATTTCAGTTTATAAATTAGTATAGGAGGAAACTATGACAAAAGTTTTAATGAAAGGCAATGAAGCATTAGCAGAAGCTGCAATTAGAGCTGGTTGTAGAAGTTATTTTGGTTATCCAATCACACCACAATCAGAAGTTCCAGAATATTTTGCCAGAAAATTGCCGGAAGTAGGAGGAGTTTTCCTTCAAGCTGAAAGTGAAGTTGCATCTATCTATATGCTTTATGGTGCTGCAGCTGCAGGACATAGGACAATGACATCATCTTCAGGACCTGGTATATCATTAATGCAAGAAGGTATATCTTCTGCAGCAGGATCTGATTTGCCAATGGTTATAGTAAATATGATGCGTGGTGGCCCAGGACTTGGTTCAATCCAACCTTCCCAAACAGACTACTTCCAAACAACTAGAGGCGGTGGAAATGGTGACTATAGAGTATTAGCCTATGCTCCAAGCAATGTCCAAGAACTTGTTGATTATACTATAAAGGCCTTTGACAAAGCTGATGAATGGAGAATGCCAGCTTTCATAATGGCAGATGGTATGCTTGGCCAAATGATGGAACCAGTGGAATTCCCAGAGCCTAATGAAGAAGCTTTAAACAAAGCTAATAAACCTTGGGTTACAGATGGCAATAGTGGGCAAAGAGGACATAGAAATGTCTTGACATCTCTAGAACTATCAACTCCAGAACTTGAGAATATAAACAGAAAAAGATACGAAAAATATCTAGAAGTTATGGAAAAAGAAGTTGTTGTAGAAACAGATGGTATAGAAGACTGCGACCTTGTTTTGACAGCTTATGGTTCAACAGCTAGGATTGTAAAAACAGCTATCCAAATCTTAAGAGAAAATGGTTACAAAGTAGGACTTGTTAGACCGATATCGGTATGGCCATTCCCATTTGATTCTTACAAAAACTTGCCATGTGAAGACATACTAGTTGTAGAATTAAACAATGGTCAAATGATAGAAGATGTAAAAATAGCAGCAGAAGGAAAAGCAAATATCCACTTCTATAATAGACTTG
This genomic window contains:
- a CDS encoding vWA domain-containing protein gives rise to the protein MTESLDKIREYNIIWDFSENYQFTPKKTYPMDEVFKNIIAGFTIKTFDTKMLDSFFAYLYENNPFYEDFKFMTNLLIEDICVKELSKDNLVIEDLQKKFAKKSYYKYSHHNPDNLKEQVEKAYYGQVLGKPIIEGAIFRNIYKAVFAIYTTDTSTLIDKLNKVFKTYFRFDRTKEDDEIFDEMVKEKKAKEFKNSEDKPSEYSDENIDQQFAIGSAEFTGNIYYADKKEDLNKNLLFLNSSQDDYHSSDEFIEDFFGKSILSKNIVENIEKEVATGIHQNKKLYFTKGVYPNKANAKFYKKKRKEQSDRNKNYIEKNHAINHRNINQLSLAIKNSLASYEDYDDRVKNYGAIDSTKVWRAPIIHDYNVFNNIENDDVKKFKVDLILDSSASQINRQHIVANQAYIIAKSMDLVDIPIRITGFSTLREHTVFTVYRDYTEKNKNEEIYNFFAAGSNRDGLAFKTLHKIIDTKDDSKHIIIVLSDGKPNDERANINTARLKDKDQYTGKIAIDDTAFEIRNLRNDNVSVLGVFTGEDEDVENAKLIYNKDFVRITNLENFSKIVSIFMKHQILM
- a CDS encoding AAA family ATPase, producing MRQYLEKQNVDKNLIDQLEIYRKENGLFDDPRVVEPEFKYYGKEVLEQAISAILAGKNLLLTGPKATGKNVLSSNLSYLFARPSWNVSFHVNTDYNSLIGADTFKDGEVVFRKGPIYEAAVRGGFAVLDEINMAKNEAISVLHASLDHRRIIDIAGYEKINLDPNTRFIATMNYGYVGTREVNEALASRFMIINMPNITRENLDQLLADTFPSLKEKYRKAFIDMFISLQFKSENNEISTKSVDLRGLISAIDTMKVGLNPYNAILMGIANKSFDEFEREIVIDTIKSKIPQHIEESIFDD
- a CDS encoding MarR family winged helix-turn-helix transcriptional regulator; this translates as MDDKSCEVFIIFSMLRKLNGLNKQRVESFGLNNLESIILFHIDKIDNLTQKDLVNKLQMPKQTINSIILNLKENDFIYMQASQKDKRVKTLLLTEKGAKEVKKITDSLKSSNKGIYDQLGEEKINSIKDDLNDIIDVLENIIKKEDI
- a CDS encoding ABC transporter ATP-binding protein, which encodes MNSLKEFNHAFSYLKQYLNQYKKNRSISMLMTILESVFELLIPAIMGIILNEVIYQKDSSQALKYGAIIIVLSLLSMYTGMSASKNAGIAATGLTDEVRRKEFSKIQEFSFEDFEYFGVASLLTRLTSDMQALAQATFFTTRFIIKPLVMAIVAFFLAFRTSAKLSFIFLILMPILVLILLFITSKAIPKFKQTRKQYDKLNLIIEENLNNMRVVKAFVRKRYEMDKFAASNDDMFKLADSSQGTISFVMPIANTILYATFVAIAWFGGIEIIEGRMGVGDLVSFNMYAMMLLGSLIGLSMVITMLMASSPSVTRVKEVLTREISMDNFDKIEGLDLADGSVDFDNVSFKYDQDSDNYQLKDINLHIKSGERIGILGSTGSSKSTLVQLIPRLYDITEGSLKVGGHDIKDYDLKTLRDGVSIVLQKNTLFSGKIIENLRWGDSDASYDEVIAMAKIAQADEFVSERADGYDSELGQGGSGVSGGQKQRLTIARSLLKKPKILILDNSTSAVDTKTEAKLLDGFAKLDENMTQIIISQRLSSFENADRIVILDDGKISDIGTGEELYQRNEMYRTSYDIQNKGGEDDR